The Lottiidibacillus patelloidae genome contains the following window.
CGTTCGCAGTAGGATACAGAGCTACAATCTATTTAGGATTATGGCCGTTATCTTATGAATCGCGTGAAACGAGTGTCAATTGGGAATACCGTAAAGCAAATGTGAACCGCATCGATAATCGTGGTGGTAACAACATTCAAAAAGTGCATTATGTCCAAGAAGAAGAAGCAAAGATGAGTGGTGGATTAACGTCAAAAGCTCCTAATAGTGATGAAGTGAAAAAAATGATGATGTTAAAAGCAAGTGAAAAAACAGGTTTACCATTATCGTTTGACACAGTTATTGGCAAAGGAACGAAGACAGAAAGCCAAGTTTATAATGTACAACCGAAAAAATTAGGTTACATTTACGGATTTGTTCCTGCAGTTAACGAAAAAGGGAAGATTACGTATGGTGAAGTTTATTTAGTTTTAAAAGGCAGTAAAAAAATGCTAGTTGTAAAAAATATTACGCAACAAGGAATTGGTGCTTGGATTCCTGTACAAGATCATCTATCGCTACAATTTATCATGTCAGATACGCCACAGTAAAGTTGCCAGCAAATATGGAAAAAGCCAATCATCGATTGGCTTTTCTTTTCCGGTCTATAAATTTGATGTTCGTTTAGTAAAGTCTATTTCGGGGTAATAGGCATCTTTAACTAAAATGTTTGGTCCAAGGCATTTAACGCTAGGACAGTGGCAGTTTATTTCTTTTGCGATCGTAGACTCTTTCCACTTATTATAAGCATCTTGGAGGGAGTCGGTTTGTATATTTCCTAGTGGTGGTGTGTCACCAAAATCAGTCACAATAATATCACCGTTAAAGATATTTACATTTAATCTAGAACGACCGTCGGGATCATTTCTCACTGTCACATTTTCCTCTGTGTGTA
Protein-coding sequences here:
- a CDS encoding YfkD famly protein, translating into MKKFTAVIAALLLLLMSSNGYGSVFAEKKEEKSKQFEVPKSVINISKENTYPNPAQDLPHLQPSELASELLETAEVKVENPSLIRLLNESSIKSTPFAVGYRATIYLGLWPLSYESRETSVNWEYRKANVNRIDNRGGNNIQKVHYVQEEEAKMSGGLTSKAPNSDEVKKMMMLKASEKTGLPLSFDTVIGKGTKTESQVYNVQPKKLGYIYGFVPAVNEKGKITYGEVYLVLKGSKKMLVVKNITQQGIGAWIPVQDHLSLQFIMSDTPQ